The Prionailurus bengalensis isolate Pbe53 chromosome B1, Fcat_Pben_1.1_paternal_pri, whole genome shotgun sequence genomic interval cttagtgtaatactctATGGtttcatccacatcattgtaaatggcaaaatttcatttttttaaaaaatttttaaacatttatttattttcaagagcgagcgagcgagcgagagagcaagcatgagcgggggaagagcagagagagagagagaaagagagggagacacaaaatctgaagcaggctccaagttctgagctatcagcacagagccagatgaggggcttgaactcatgaactgagccaaagttggacgcttagccggctgagccacccaggcacccaagatttcattctttttgatggttgagtaatattccattcaaATCTACATTCCATTCCAATctatattccatatatttatatgtataatatatattccatatataatctatattccatatattatatatattccatatattatatatatatatgtgttccATTccaatatatattccatatattatatatagtccattcatcagtcaatggacattaggccctttccatagtttggctattgttgatagtgctgcttcAAAACtcttaagataataaatttgtattgttttcaacCACCAAGTTTGTGACAATTTGCTTCAGCAGCAATGGAGACTAATACAATTGTCATTTTGGATTATGTAGGAAACTTCTGTTAAAGTTTAGTTCTCATTGATCATCAACTGTCGTGCAGTGACCTTATGATTTAgagaatggtttatttttttcagtggaaGAGCTAGCACTTTCATTACATGCTTTGGAAGTATGAAGACTTGTTTAATTCAGTTTTCGGAGAGTTTCACATTTTTCTGGAATGAGAGAGAAGTATATTTGTAACATAACTCCACTCTGATTTGACATGGAAGGGTTCTTGCTATCCAAAagtctttgtttaattttatgcttttttggtatatttccaTTAATGAAAATCATGTGTTATGGCCTGAGCACGTCCCCCCCAAATCCATccatgtgttgaaatcctaacccccgaTGTGACATATTTAAGGGGTGGGGTGTTTGGCAGGTTCAGGTCGTGAGGGTGGAGCCCTGATGAATGGGATTTGTGCCTTTataggaggagagaggagatcTTGCCCTAGCTTTGTCTCTGCATAAGGCTACAATGAGAAGCTGGCCATCTGCAGACCAGGACCCAGGTTCTCACCAGCCAGCAGGGTTGCCAGGCCCTTGATTGTTCTTCCAGCCTCCagtactgtgagaaataaatttctttgttgttgttgtttatttatttttgagagagagagagagagagagagaaagagcacgagtgggggaagggcagagagagaaggggcagaggatccaaagtgggctctgctctgacagcagtgaccccaacatggggcttgaacccacaaaccatgagatcatgacctgagctgaagttgaacacttaactgactgagccacccaggcaccctgagaaagaaatttctgttgtttaagccagtttACAGTAATTTGTTATTGCAGGCCAAAAGGACTGAGACATCAGCTATCACCCATACGTCCCAGAGTGGACATAAAGTGGGACTTCATTTCACTGATCATGAATTACTTCTCTGAAATTAGCTAAGTTTCACTAGCTTTgatccccccactccccagttaGTGTCAGTAATAATATACCAATGTATGCATATGATAGCTACCTTTAAAGGACATATGAAAATTAATCATTATTGTCACACTCTAACCAATATCATAGAATAGTGTTATGATTAACAGTTTGACTTTACGTGGACTGCTAGGCTATAAGGCATGGGGCACTGTGACCCCATCAGACACTTTGGTGAGCATGGGGAAAATACACCCCCTCTGACTGGAAACATTCCTGAGGGTGCAGGCCATGACAAGCCAAGGGAGCATGGGCTAGACTTGAAGAGTTACCTCTTGGACAGGATGTAATCTGCACAGCCACCTGTAGAAACCCTGGGAAGGAGACTTAGAAGTCTATCATTCAGAAAGGCAGTTGTGGTGCAGTGAAAAACGGTGGCCTTGATGTTACATAGTTGGAGGTTGAGTCTTTTCTCCGTTATTTACTAATAGTGTGGCCTGAGCAAGTGACTTCAGTTCTTCGAACCTAAGATCGCTCATccgtaaaataaaaacaatgatatttattttgaataattgtGGTCAGAATGAGGGACACAGCTCGGaaagtgcctggcccacagtagATGGTGGTCATTATCATGCATTGTAACTTCCTCATTTTGTGATCAAGGAAATGGAGACCTCGAAAGGGCTGGGCCTCACCTGAGGCAAATTACCACCTTTCCTCCCCATTGGACCTTCTGTTGGCAGCAGGGAACCAGTCAAGTGCGAAGTGTGGTTGGGGGAAATACGAGCTAATGAATCACCTTAGTTACTTCATAAGAGGGAATGAATGGAAAGGTGTCCCCAGGGCCTCATGGGACAGGATGCTGTGTTGACACCAGGTGGGGCTCCTAGACTGCACGTGGGTGACTGCAGCAGAGCCTGGCTGTAGACAGGTGACAGCTTGGACAGCAGATGGCGGACTTGGTTGTCACTCAAGGTCTGCAGCCAGTAGGATCCAAGATGAGGGCAAGTCTTCCAGGGAGTGACCAGGCTCTGGCCAGTTGAcagaacatttcaaaaattactCCTGCCTGAGACAGCCCTGGGATGACTAGCAGGTAAGCAGCAGCCGGGGGACAGGACTCCAAAGAGCCCAGCCAGTGTACCACCACCAACCAGGAGGACAGGGGATACTTTCAGGGAGTAAGTGTGTGCATGATCTGCTTTCCCATAACTCTAGAATCATCTTCTCTCCCATAACCCTAGTACCACCTGCAAAAGAGAAGTTACCTGAAGAACTAGCCGTTTTATCCCAGAAAGCTTCACATTACCTGAATGATGGTATAAGTGATAAGGTTGGGTTAAATTTAAACTGGACTgggcatttattattattttctccttactCAGGAAAAGATCAGATTAACTATAGTCAAAATAAAGGGGCTACATTTTCTCTATAGGTTTGAGTGATCATGTGAGCAAACTGTGTGACCCAGATAATCCTTCCCATTCTTTCCTCCAACAAAACTGGCTAAATTCCATACAGGAATCTCTTTGGCAATAACCCTGAGAGATGCCTTTCAGACTGAACCTGATTATCTCTGGTAACATCATGGCTGCTACATGATGGGTCACGGTTTGAAGCTTTTAAGGTGTTACAGATGCTTTTGAAACCCAAAAAGCTCTGGACCCTGTCACCGGGAAAATTCACAAACGCCTGCACTTTGCCTCCTTGGAACACATCCATCTTGGTCAAGAGTACCATCTTAATAAGGGAATTCTACTACTAGAGGCAAAACTCAATTTCCCCTGCCCCTGTGTGGCAGTCTGCACATACCTGAGCAGTGATCAGGTTGAGGGCTGTGGCCGGGCTACCGATGTTATAAGCGGTCTCCGTGTGAATCACCCCCAGGCGCTCAGAGAATGAAATCTCTGGGGAGCAGACAGGGATGTTTGTCTGTTCTCTGCTCCACTCCCAACCCCTAGATCAGTTTCAATActcactgaatgaataaatgtaccAAGAGTCTCACATATTTATCGTAAAATAAATTGTTGCCActcttgtgtgatttttttttttctcaactgtcTGCAGGACTTTATGATAAACTTGAGAGGACATTGACATTTCCACTTGTTTTCAAGACAGCACTGCAGTCTGTCACTATCTTTTGGATCCGTCTCCCATCACGCTGTTAGCTATCCCTTCCAGACATGTGCCATCTGCATATTTGATGAGCAATGTCAGTCTGTTAAACAGTACTGCAGCCCTGTGTGGGACGGGGAGAGAGGGCTGGAAGGGGCGGAGGGGCCCAGCAGGGAATCACAAGCAATTAGAACAGAAAAGATGCCATGGAAAGCTCCTGAAGCTCAGCATTTAAGCAAAGGTAGAGCAAGTCCAAATCGGGTGTCATGTTAGATGGAGCTAATTTAGGGGATTAGATGACTTTTACTTGGCATGAAGACAGCAGACCTGAGAAAGGATTCACCCCAGCTGGCACTGTGGGAAGATGAACAGACGAGTTTTGTACCTGTATGAGGAAGGGTTGTCCAGGCAAATAGGACCagttggatgtgtgtgtgtgtgtgtgtgtgtgtgtgtgcatgcagagacagacaggcagagagaaagataatttttttagaattggctcacatgattgtggacactggcaagtccaaaatctgcagggtgggcTGGTAGGCTGGAGGCCCCGGGGAAGAGTTGCAGCAGCAAGCTGCTGACAGAATTCCCAATCCATTGAGGGAGATCAGTCTTTCCTAAAgctttcaactgattgaatgaggcccacccacatgatGGAGGGCAACCTCTTCTACTCAAAGTCTACTGGTtgaaatgttaatctcattcaaaaaataccttcacaaaaACATCTAGAAtagcatttgaccaaatatctgggtatgGTGGCCTAGCCAAGTTGGCACATGTAATTAACCACCACAGGACCACTTAAGGGAAACCCAACACAAAGCAGCAGGGTTGATCTAACTGGTGAGTTAGAACAACATTCTGATACCGTTGCATATTCACATGCTTCCAAGCCCTCTTTGTAATTTCATACCTTGTGCCTCCCCCTCGTTACTGACTCATCCTGAAATGCCCTTCTCCAGACCTGCTTCCTTCACCACTGGAAAAAGTCTACTCATCTTTCGAAGTTCAGATCAAATGTCAACTCTGTGATACTTTCTTTAATACCACATCGCATCTGGAAGAGTTAATCCCTTCCTCAGTCTTTTATGCATTTACCGTCACAGTGTTTATCACATTGCATTCCAATTGCTTGAACCTCAAACAACAGATTAGCAAAGTGGTTACAAGTATAAACTCTGGTTGTAGACTTCTTCAACTGAATTCTTGACGTCAGCAAGTTACTCAATGTCTGTGcactttagtttcttcatctatgaaatggaaataaagtagTACCAATGATCTGAATTTATAGTGAGGACCTAATATATGTAGAACTCTTAGGACAGTGTCCAGCGTGTAGTAACTGGTAAAAAAAGGTAAGTTACTTTCATTCTGAGTGTTATTGTTGCCATCTGATTCCTGTGTCCTGTGGAAAGTTTAGATGTTTCTGGCAGACAGACAGGGATATTACCATATGCCTGTTTACATCCCCCGTAACATTGTGTGGAATAGAGGGGTCTGCAGGCATTTGGTGGAATGTTCAGTACCTTGTGTTTGTAGAGTGCTCTGATTGTAGATACATATATTGATTCACAGGTTGGCAACATTACTGCCCCTTTAAACCTCATTACAACCTTGTGAGGTCCTTAccacccccactttacagaggtGGAAACTGAGAAGCAGACATTAAGTGAGTCGTCCGTGTCCACACAGCTGGCAAGAAGCAGACTCTCTAACTCCAAGGTCAGTGAGAGGGAAAGGCAGGGATGCCAGGGGTTGGGGAAACCTTTCTGTTCTGGTCCAGGcaccattctttctctttccatttccttcttcttagGAGCACAGGTGTTCTGGACTGCAAAGCCAGCACAAAAAAATGAGGTCCCCGTTCACACTGCAGAACTGACTCAGGCTCgggtgtgagcaggagagggtgaTCAGTACAGGATATCCTCAGCCGTGACCGTGGCCTCTTCGATTTTGGTCTTAATCTCGGGGAGCGGAATTTGACTGATCGCCACCACTACCAAATTTGCTGCATGGGCCGAGGCACTGGCCACACAGATCCAGAAGGACTCTTCGTACTGTTCTTCCACCACCACGAAGCGGAAGAGCTTCTCCTGGAAGTTGGCAATGCGCTCGGTCAGGTCGTGAAACTTCACGGAGGCCATGAAGCTGGCGATGGCCAAGGCCACGACTCCGCCTGAAAGCCAACACGTCACCCTCATACACCTGTGATGGTGGTATGTGAGGTGGCATTTCTGTGGCACAGGTGACAAGCTTGCTTTGGGTTGAAAAAATtcttaggattttgtttttttcttaagtaaactctatgccccccaaggtggggctcggACTCAACCCCAAGGTGAAGACCTGTAAACATGGGTGTGATAATGCTGCCTCCTAAGGAAGCTGTGGGGTTTAAATGAAAAGAGGCCTGTAAAATCCCAGGTGCCTCCTCTGCTGTCATTTAGAAGGGCCCCTCCCACTCTTGCTGCGGTAGCCCCACCTCCCCACCGCCTCCCACAATGCCCTCCCTTCCaccttccacccccacctctctgtcttctcttttctccccttacCCCAACCTCTCTTTTTTGCTTTAAGTCCTCAGCCACTCATGCGTGCCACCAATTCGGCTCTTTACTGTTACAGAGATCCTTCAACTTTCAGTAAAGAGGACATTCGTGTCCATGAATGAAAGGTCATAGACCAGGGAAGCAAAGGCTGAGGCAGGCATTTTAATTCCTTCATGCCTCCACCCATCTACTTGGAATTCAAGTGCCACCACCTGGTGGTGGCAATGGCCTTGAATTTCTCTCCCTGGGGGCCTTCCTTACCTGCGAGGACGTTCCATAGGCAGATGCCCCCGGGGCCGTTGACTGCCCTGTATGGAACCTGGATCATGTTGAGAATGGCAAATCCCATGCTGACCAGAGCCAGGGCCAAGGCCAAGAAGAGGAGCAGCAGAATGGTCACGTGGAGGCCTGCATTGAGTTCCTTCACCAGGTGTGGGAAGACTGGGGAGAAAAGACATGTTAGAGCTCGGTTGGAGCTCATAAAGTCCAGGCTTGCTTACCACTGAGGCTGTAATAGAGGGGAGTGAGGGCCAGGCAACATGTACTGGGTTTTCAAAAAGCAGGAGAGTTCCGGAGATAATTCACGGAGCCCGACTGGCCACTTGCCAGTTGACTAACAGTCCTCTCCAGCTCAAAGCCCCGGGATCGGGGTAAGCTGACGTAC includes:
- the CLRN2 gene encoding clarin-2, which encodes MPGWFKKAWYGLASLLSFSSFILIIVALAVPHWLSGKILCQTGVDLVNATDPELIKFIGDIYYGLFRGCKVRQCGLGGRQSQFTIFPHLVKELNAGLHVTILLLLFLALALALVSMGFAILNMIQVPYRAVNGPGGICLWNVLAGGVVALAIASFMASVKFHDLTERIANFQEKLFRFVVVEEQYEESFWICVASASAHAANLVVVAISQIPLPEIKTKIEEATVTAEDILY